The nucleotide window ATCCAAAACCCATCGACCAATATGCGACCAAAAGCGCAATTCTCCCCCCACGAATGTGTCAGATGCTTTCAAAGAGCCAAGGGGAAGCGCTTGCAAAAATTGCATTGCTTGCAAAGGGTTAAGACACAGCCCCTCAACTTGCCAAGGGTGTAAAAATAGAGGCGGCGTGTCCCCATTTTCTGACACCATTTTGGTAGACAATACGGGATAAACTGGTTCGCCTGTCTCCCCTGTTTGGGTGGGGAGAGCTAGTATACAATGCTGCCATTTCTCATCCGCAGTACGATTCTTTTTGCTTTTGGTTGCCGATGTTTGGACAAATTTCTCAATATCAAAATGGGGCGATTCTCCTCCCAAGACACTGCGCGATCGCAAGAAAGATATCAATTCCGCCTGTGTCATCGCCAAAGGATGAAATGGTATCAAATCTGTTTTATAAGACCCATCTGGCGGAATTGGTCGCCAAGTTTCTCCCCAAACAAATAAATAACTATTCTGAGATTGAAGTAGCCAACTACCGTGTAAAACTGCCATGATTTAAAATTTAATTTCTTGATTTCTAACTTAAATCTCTATCCAATTATTTTAGGTAGACTATCTAACAGCTACCTGATAAATTATAAATTTTTAAATTAAATTTTTACATAAGAGATAACATATTTTCCAAAAATTATGAATATTAATTTGCCCTGGCAGAAAAGTTTAAAAAATGGAACAAAAGTAAACTTAGACCGGATGCGCCTAAGCGAACAAAATGCGGTCAGGGCGTTATTGAACCAAATCATTATTGAGGATCAAACGTATCCACAAAATCAACCTCTATCCGAAGTAGAATTTGCTGCCTACTGGATGACTCACGATGCTTTTGTCGTCAAAGCTGCCGATGACGAAACCGCAGCAACGCCGGAGGAAATTTTGGGAGCTTTCTATCTAAAACCCAATTTTCCCGGACGGTGCAGCCACATCTGTAATGCTGGCTTTATTGTACAACCATCTATGCGGGGCCAAGGCATTGGGAGGTTGATGGGACAGGGAATGCTAGAAATTGCCACCCTTCAAGGTTACACGGCGGTGATGTTCAATTTGGTCTTTGCAAACAACACTCCATCCATCCAGTTATGGGAATCCTTGGGATTTCAGACAATGGGGCGCATTCCGGGTGCGGCGCATTTATCTGATGGACGGGTGGTAGACGCACTGATGATGTATCGGCCATTAGTCATTAGGCATTAGTTCAGTCAAAAGTCGTCAGGTTGTCCGGTTGTCCGGTTGGAAGAAGCTGACAACCTTCAAACGCTAACAGACAACTGACAACAGACTAAAAGCACCAATATTATACAAATGCTAGGATTGCGAAAGATAAAGAAAAATGATGAAAGGACAAAGTACCACATGGTAGAACTAGACAAGTCAATATCCTTTGATGGACGGGATATTCGACTGAAAGTCGGGTTGTTTGCCCCACAAGCAGGGGGTTCAGTTTTGATTCAGTCAGGAGATACGGTAGTTTTAGTCACGGCGACTCGCTCAACCGGCAGAGAGGGAATTGATTTCCTGCCTTTAATAGTAGATTACGAAGAAAGGCTTTATGCAGCAGGTCGCATTCCCGGTGGTTTTCTGAGACGGGAAGGGCGGCCGCCGGAAAAGGTGACACTGACAAGCCGTTTAATTGACCGTCCCCTGCGTCCGTTGTTTCCTTCCTGGTTGCGAGATGACCTGCAAGTGGTAGCAACGACACTTTCTATGGATGAGCAAGTACCGCCGGATGTACTAGCGGTGACTGGCGCTTCGATTGCCGTGT belongs to Funiculus sociatus GB2-C1 and includes:
- a CDS encoding GNAT family N-acetyltransferase yields the protein MNLPWQKSLKNGTKVNLDRMRLSEQNAVRALLNQIIIEDQTYPQNQPLSEVEFAAYWMTHDAFVVKAADDETAATPEEILGAFYLKPNFPGRCSHICNAGFIVQPSMRGQGIGRLMGQGMLEIATLQGYTAVMFNLVFANNTPSIQLWESLGFQTMGRIPGAAHLSDGRVVDALMMYRPLVIRH